The following are encoded together in the Salvia hispanica cultivar TCC Black 2014 chromosome 6, UniMelb_Shisp_WGS_1.0, whole genome shotgun sequence genome:
- the LOC125191603 gene encoding 3-hydroxyisobutyryl-CoA hydrolase-like protein 5 yields MAQVAVNPDEEVVLGEEVGHVRVITLNQPRRLNVISFEVVELLARLLEKWEKDDDAELILIKGSGRAFSAGGDLKMFYDGRMSKDPSLEVVYRMYWLCYHIHTYKKTQVALVHGISMGGGASLMVPMKFSVVTEKTVFATPEASIGFHTDCGFSYILSHLPGHLGEFLGLTGARLNGAELVSAGLATHLVPSEKLPELQSRLMSLNSGDEHAVKSAIEEFSTSVEIDEQSILNKKAIIDECFAKDSVEEILISFEAEASKEGNGWIAPFLKGLKRSSPTALKITLQSIREGRKQTLAESMKKEFRVTMNILRTVISGDVYEGIRAVTIDKDNAPKWDPPTLDAVEAEKIEQVFQPFEEDLELNIPTGDEFRWQGKYEDSPYAA; encoded by the exons ATGGCACAAGTGGCTGTAAATCCAGATGAAGAG GTCGTTCTAGGTGAGGAAGTCGGCCATGTAAGAGTGATCACCTTGAACCAGCCTCGACGATTGAATGTTATTTCATTTGAAGTG GTTGAGTTGCTGGCGAGGCTATTGGAAAAGTGGGAGAAAGACGACGACGCAGAACTGATACTAATCAAG GGATCTGGCCGGGCTTTCTCAGCTGGCGGGGATCTTAAAATGTTTTATGATGGAAGAATGTCGA AGGATCCGAGCCTTGAAGTGGTGTACCGAATGTATTGGCTATGTTACCACATCCATACATATAAGAAAACACAG GTTGCTCTAGTTCATGGGATTTCCATGGGTGGAGGTGCATCCTTGATGGTCCCAATGAAGTTCTCCGTCGTCACAGAAAAAACC GTTTTTGCAACTCCGGAGGCTAGCATTGGCTTTCATACTGATTGTGGTTTTTCGTACATCCTCTCACACCTCCCCGGGCATCTAG GGGAGTTTTTGGGCTTGACCGGGGCTCGGCTGAACGGCGCAGAATTGGTTTCAGCAGGGCTTGCTACTCATTTAGTCCCCTCCGAG AAACTCCCGGAGCTACAGAGTCGTTTGATGAGTCTAAACAGTGGTGACGAGCATGCTGTCAAATCTGCAATCGAGGAGTTCTCCACGAGTGTTGAGATTGACGAACAAAGTATCCTGAACAA GAAAGCAATCATCGACGAGTGCTTTGCCAAGGATTCTGTGGAGGAGATCTTAATATCATTT GAAGCTGAGGCGAGCAAAGAAGGGAATGGCTGGATTGCGCCGTTCCTTAAAGGCCTCAAGAGATCATCACCAACCGCATTAAAGATAACACTACAGTCG ATTCGCGAAGGGAGGAAGCAAACACTGGCCGAGAGCATGAAGAAAGAGTTCAGGGTCACGATGAACATTCTTCGAACTGTGATATCCGGTGATGTTTACGAG GGTATTAGAGCTGTTACCATTGACAAGGACAATGCACCCAAG TGGGACCCACCGACCCTTGATGCCGTTGAGGCAGAGAAGATCGAGCAGGTGTTCCAGCCGTTCGAAGAGGATTTGGAGCTCAATATTCCAACAGGAGATGAGTTCAG GTGGCAAGGAAAATACGAAGATTCGCCATATGCAGCGTAA
- the LOC125196866 gene encoding cytochrome P450 CYP72A219-like has protein sequence MELFTCSILISCALVSILYIWRILNWVWFTPKSIERRLRSQGFTGNPYRMMTGDLKEIAVLAKNAQSRSMEFTNDIMPRVYFVFHRAFQKFGKKSFVWFGPRPALVITEPEVVREILLKNYIFQKIPGSPLTSFLGKGLVMLETELWAKHRKLINPAFQVQKLKLMVGSFHLSCTNMLKKWDELATTGGSIELDVWPYLSEMTSDVIARAAFGSSYNQGGRIFHLQKQQAESIIQANRSLHFPGWRYFPTKENKRLKNITEEIESIFRSIITARMEEEAGVRETNDLLGVLLESNAREMKENGAKFGMSMKDVIEECKIFFFAGQDTSATLLVWTMLLLSKHQDWQARARDEVLEAFGKRKPDYEELSHLKIVTMIVHEVLRLYPPIVMLARLTEKDGASGKVRIPAGVQLMLPVLLLHHDPEIWGEDAKEFNPERFAQGVSEATKGRLTYLPFGWGPRVCIAQNFALLQAKMALATILQNYSFRLSPSYLHAPHTVVSLQPQYGAPLFLTKI, from the exons ATGGAGCTTTTCACATGCTCTATCTTGATTTCTTGTGCTCTAGTCTCAATCTTGTACATATGGAGGATCTTGAATTGGGTATGGTTCACCCCCAAAAGCATCGAAAGGCGCCTCCGCAGCCAAGGCTTCACCGGAAATCCTTACCGGATGATGACCGGAGATCTCAAAGAAATAGCCGTCCTCGCCAAAAACGCCCAGTCCCGATCTATGGAATTCACCAACGATATCATGCCTAGGGTTTATTTTGTCTTCCACAGAGCTTTCCAAAAGTTTG GTAAGAAAAGCTTTGTGTGGTTCGGACCAAGGCCGGCACTGGTAATAACTGAGCCTGAAGTTGTAAGAGagattttgttgaagaattATATCTTCCAGAAGATTCCAGGAAGCCCATTGACTTCATTTCTAGGGAAGGGACTAGTGATGCTTGAGACTGAATTATGGGCCAAGCATAGGAAATTGATCAATCCAGCCTTCCAAGTTCAGAAACTAAAG CTTATGGTGGGATCATTTCACTTGAGCTGCACCAATATGCTGAAAAAATGGGACGAACTCGCAACGACCGGTGGCTCGATAGAGTTGGACGTATGGCCTTATCTGTCAGAGATGACGAGCGACGTGATTGCACGCGCTGCTTTCGGAAGTAGCTACAATCAGGGAGGGAGGATCTTCCACCTTCAAAAACAACAAGCCGAGAGCATCATTCAAGCCAATCGCTCTCTCCACTTTCCTGGATGGAG GTACTTCCCGACGAAAGAAAATAAGAGGTTGAAGAATATCACTGAAGAAATCGAATCGATATTTAGGAGCATTATCACTGCAAGAATGGAAGAAGAAGCCGGTGTCCGGGAAACGAACGACTTGTTGGGAGTACTATTGGAATCGAATGCCCgagaaatgaaagaaaacGGTGCCAAGTTTGGGATGAGCATGAAGGATGTGATAGAGGAGTGCAAGATCTTCTTCTTCGCCGGCCAGGACACCTCGGCCACTCTCCTCGTCTGGACAATGCTTCTACTTAGCAAGCACCAGGACTGGCAAGCCCGTGCCAGGGACGAGGTGTTGGAAGCTTTCGGGAAGAGGAAACCCGACTATGAAGAGCTAAGCCACCTCAAAATT GTGACCATGATCGTGCACGAGGTTCTGAGGCTGTACCCGCCGATAGTGATGCTGGCGCGCCTGACTGAAAAGGATGGCGCGTCAGGGAAGGTGAGGATACCGGCCGGGGTGCAGCTGATGCTGCCGGTGCTGCTGCTGCACCACGACCCGGAGATATGGGGGGAAGACGCGAAAGAGTTCAATCCGGAGAGGTTTGCACAGGGCGTGTCGGAGGCGACTAAAGGCCGGCTCACCTACTTGCCCTTCGGGTGGGGGCCGAGGGTTTGCATTGCGCAGAACTTTGCGCTGCTGCAGGCGAAGATGGCTCTGGCTACCATACTGCAGAACTACTCGTTCCGGCTGTCGCCTTCGTATTTGCACGCTCCTCATACAGTGGTGAGCCTCCAGCCTCAGTATGGGGCGCCCTTGTTTCTTACGAAGATTTGA